The nucleotide window TTCAGTGAGGTATCTCAGAGAAGTTCTGTTCTGGTCCTGTGTACTGAGTCCCCTTAACAGTCAGGGACAATTTGGTGTGTTCGTGGGCTGCATCTTCCAGTTTacttttattagaaaaaaaattttaaaattggttTTGTACACTCCAAGACTGCTCTGTGATGCTACCAGAGCATGATAGATTGGTGCTGTCAGGAGACTTTCTTCAAAAAGCAGAATCACAGTGtaaactgaaattattaatgGTGGATTTGGCCTTTGTGGGCCACCGTAAAATAAGAGGATTTGTGCaatttttccctctgtaaaTAATTCAGTGGACTTCTTTGTGCAGTGGAGATATCTTGTGAAATGATGTTTAGAGTTTGAATGTAGAGTAGTGTTATAGCATTCATAGAAAACtataaatctgtttttatttacagCACACAATCTTTGTTTTCAGGATTGCTAATAGAATTATTGATCCTGGCTCATTgtgttttcagatattttgatGTTTCCTGGCCAAGTCAACCTTGCAGTCAGTCACTGCTACATGTCCTGGCCATTAGCTAGTAGCAGATTGCAAAGGAGTATTGTAGTGTCATgaggatggtttttttttctaaagtggTGTTGTGAAGCAGGTGTGTTCCTCAGCTTCTTTGGGTGTATGAGAACCTTGTCACCCATGGCTGCTGTCCCCAAAAGTGTCTGTGTCTGGTGTAACCGAAGAGGAGATGCAGTGCCACATCTAGTGTGATATCAGAGAAACTGACGTGACTTTAATCTAGAAGATTTTAAGATTTGAGATCTTGGTGTTGAGTAAATTCTCATATAGTAATAAAGATTAAACATGGTTGTGTTTTGTGCAGCTCATCTGCAGCTGAGCTTCCAGTTTGATACTGTTTGGTATGATTGATAACTCTGCTGTGCTAGCTGTAATTGTGGTCTCTGATCTCAGGCAAGATAGGAGAAGGCTTCAGTGTGGCTGCTCTAACAAATGCATGAAGTCCCATATGTCCTTAATATACTTATGAAACTTAAgtgcttttgtttaaaaagttgTAACCTTGTGTGCAGTAGCTTGCAAAAATAGGATTTAAGATGAAGCAGATGAACTGTGAAGCATGAAGTGTTTGAAGTGgctttggtttcctttgtgtaTAAAAGGATAGTTTGGAATCCTTGCTTCAGGGACAACCCCTTTGGTAAAGAAGATGCTGTAGATATCAAACCCTGAGTAACCTGTGTCAGTGTTCCTTGTCCTAGTAGATTTTATCTGAAATTCAATCATTTTTGCAGCAAAGTGAGCTAATTTTCTCTTAGCTTTCCTTTAACAGGATGCAGACCATTGGGTAACAGTGTTGTGATTTTGGTATTTATGTTTTTTAcactgttttctctgttctaCCCCTTATTAGTCCATTTGAACTCAGCCACAAACACAGTAACCCCATTTCCATCTCTCCTTGACTGAAAAAAGACTGTCCACATATTTGTGGAGGTTCCCTATTGAAACATGACATTTTTTATGAGTTGTGCTCTCATGATAAAGATGCAGTAAACACAATTTGACAATTTCCTTTAAGGTGTTCTTGTGAACAAGCTGACAGATAAAAGCTGCCGCaccttttgctttgctcttctctTCTGAGCTGGCTACCAGGTCAGTGAAGGAAATCAAACTGGTGTAGCATAATTTGTACTGGACACACCTGCTGTTCACTTTTCATCAGCTTGTTTCTCACACATTTTTGAACTGATTAATAACTTCTCTGAGATGGTTTCCCTGAACAATAGATAAGGTGGTTGCTTTGGATTGTAGATTCCTGGGAAGAGATgtcttgcttgcttttttccccatcatttCAGCCTTGGTGAACATCTGAAGATAACTGATGGCCTGAGTTGTCTCTGTGTGATCTTTTTTAAGTAGCTTAGGATGAAAGAACTAAGGCTGGAATTGACATTTTATCTGGACTCTGCAAAGTCTGGGAATGAGATTggatttacattttctttaacaaTATACAAAACCTAATGGAGtcattcaaattaaaatttagtGCTGGGCTTAATGCCATGATCTTCCAAGCCTCTTGCATTGTCTGGATGTATGCAACTGCTTCCCTTTGGCTGGGGCATCATATTATAGAGTAGGTTCTGTAAGACGTAACAGGGACTGGATGTTTGTAGTGCTAATGTTTCTGGAACCTTAACTTGTATGTGCTGCCTTTGCAGGATTGACTGGTCTGTCTCCTGTGACTCCAGGCTGCTCGGGGTTTTTATTCAGTATGTCAAATTTTATACAGTatgtcagtttttcttttttcttcttgtagaTGATATAATCAAGCTGaacaagaaagaagagagaaagcaatattctcccaaaataaaaagagggcTTCAGCAGAATCGAGCTCGACAGTTTAGTTCACAAGGCTCCAAGTGGGGAATCCAACAGCAGAAAGGTATGCGTGCCAAACATAACATGGATTCCATATTATCTTTTTTGAGCTGAAAGGTAGCATAATGAAATGTATGGATTGACATGGTCAGTTCATGTGTCTTTCAAATAGTGTAATATGTCACGCTTTTGATTATAATTCAggggtttttaaaatctatttggttttgtttctgattcAGTGTGAGAAAGTAATTGACGTTTGGCCACCAGGGAGCTTAGATGCTTGAGGGACTGTCTTTGACTCAGGGAAGAATTGGCTTGCTTTCTGATTCTTcaagttaattttaattttcgAAATTGTGATCATACTTTGCCCCTTCTCAGAGATGGACAGAACAAGTGCTTATGCTAAAGGCTGTGTATTGGGAGATGTGGAGGCCTTGCCAGAGCTCAGAGCTTtgtgcaaaagaaaagcatattcATATTTGCTGGGTAGAATTCTCTTTGTAGGCCTCCCCAAAGTATCTGTTTCTGTAGACTGTGATGCTGGCTCAGGAGTATTTAAATGGGTAGTGCAGAGTCTGAGTTGGCTTTTCCTGGTAAGAGCTTGGGATGCAAAGGAAGTACTGTGTCAGCCTTCTTAAGCCAGTGGTTTTACAGTAGAATACAAAAAGGAGAAGCCAGTGTTTTAACAGTGGAAtacaaaaagggggaaaacacCATATAGGCAGGGAGTGAAGAGAGGATAAGTGCACAATAACAGCTTTGCTGTAGGTTCCCCTGAGTAACTCATGGGGTTTTTGATACACAGGAGTCAGTTGAGAATGATTTCCAGGCTTTAATCCAGTACGTGGATAGTTCCTGCTTGAAGTACAGGCTGGTTTTGCTTGCAATTAGTTTTGAAAAGTATCTATTTAATACCGATGatcaaaatatggaaaaatactgTCTGACAAGAAAGCTTACCACCTCAATATGAGCTAATTAGGTGTTTAGGTTAATTCATGCAATTTCTTGTTTAGTAgcattcctttaaaacaaagacaCGTCTGTCTGGTATACTCACAATGATCCCTGTGTTATCTTTGTCTTGCTTAGTGTTTGTTgtagcagcagctcctctttaGTATCTTAGACACAAATGTCTTTAGGGATCAGTGGAATGTTGTGTTACTCAGGGCTCAGAGGAGTTTTGGTTTCTATGCAGGCCTACACAACTGTGTTACTTGTACATCTCTAATAAATTGGTGacaggactggaaaaaaatttacatctCTCAGCCCGAATGTGAGGATATTCGTGTGGGTGAAGAGTAAGTGAATTTAAGTTGTAGATTATAGAACATGTAGGCTCTGTTTATAACTGCAGTTGTCAAGTGCAGTTGTTTATCATCAAAAGAGCACAAAAGAAACAAGTATTAGGATTTAGAATTTTAGGAGAAACTTGATCTGTAAACATGAAACTCTAAATACTACTGTTTTGGGCAGTTAGTTTTCTCTGCTGGAACCTTACCAGCTTGCCTGCCTATGTTCtaggaaaaaggcaaacaatttctttgtaaaattGCCAGATTCCTGACATCTTGAAACACTGTGAATATATTCAACTGTTCCCCCCTATACAGCTCTGCACAGTTTCTCCCATTGAAAACAAATCTCTTATATTGTTTTTAAGCAGAAGGTGACATTAAATAGTTTTTCTGAGCATTCTAGTCATTAGTAGCTTACCAGTAGATTTATTGCTACTCTCTTGCTATTGAAGTTACTCGGGTAAGTAGCAAATCCTCTGTGGACAACTTCAGAAACCACAAATGATCCACAGTGTTCAATTCCTTGTGGTTTTAGAAGTGGCTGCCAAACTTcctggaaagaagagaggaacTTGAGATGGGATTCTATTCAGCTTTTGGGGGtaaaaacagagagaggagcgttgttcatttaaataaaagttgtCCTTGGTGATACACAGAATGCAACTGCACAAAGCCCTGTGCAGCCTGAGCTAACTTGGATGTTTTCATTTACTTGAGCAGAGGTTGGTCTATAGAGCTTGTGAGGTCCATTTCAGCCTAAACAACCCTGTTTCTCAGCTCTTCTCTTGGAAAAGAAGAGCATTTGCTAACCAGCCACAAAATGTGTGTACACAGCAGTTCTCCATGGCAAATTGATCTGAGCTGGGGTCTGATCGGTGGCTTACCTCATGTCATGGCTTGTGTCATGAGGAAGCACAGCTTTATTATCAGTGCTGTTAAGTTAGATATGTTAAAACTAGATGTGTCTGTTGCTGGAGAGCTGACTCCTTAGTCTTAAATTTGTTTTGCAGTCTGAGGTTCTAGAGGGGAGGGTGCTTGGTGACAAAATTTGAACATGCTCTGTATTCATAGCATGAAGCTAAATGACTCCAGACAGGGTTAATCAAACCCTGGTAACTGGAGATACTACAGCCCTCAGACTTACAAGCCTTTTatattcaaaagctgttttcaaTCCTCAGTTTGGCTGCACTGCCATGCAGACTTCAAATTGAAAACACTTCAAATGTGATACGATTCATGTGCTGTTTAATGTGATTTTGTGGGCCAATTGCTATGTTCTTTCCTCTTAAGTCATGTCTTGGGAACCactgatttaaataaataatcttttaagctgttttggttttttttccttctaaattaaACTGGCAATTTGAAGTTTGCTGAATGAGTAGGAAGCTGAGGgactttttgtttggtttggttttatattACTCAGTACTTGATGAAGTCCCATTTCAGAGTATTTTGGTAGTTTTCTATGCTAGAAGATTCCTAAGTTCTTCCTGTAGACATGTcgaataaaacattttcaacagaaattaaTGCAATTAGCTAGAGCAAAGCTATGCTTTGTATGAGAAGCTGATcattgctgtgctggggcttgggccagaCCTGCTAAAACAACTGAGTGACCAAATTGTCTTCAAGTGTAGTTGTGATCTCAACTCTAAGGCTTGAAGTGTGCAGCCAAATAACTTGTGCTGCCTGCAAGGCATCTTAAAGCAttaatctttttcttccaggagGAATTGTTGAACTTTATCTGCTTGTTGCAGGTTATGGTAAGAATCGTTTGGGGCGCAGAAAGAAGATAGCAGGGAAGAAGCGTTCTTACGGAGTTATAACTGGCCTGGCAGCCAAGAAAGCTGTGGGTTCACACAAAGGAATCAGTCCTCTGAACAGACAGCCACTGAGTGAGAAGGTAATTAATGCAACCCTGGTGATTCGTGTCAGAACAGGttacaaaaatgaaagacaagCGCTTCAGAACATTGTTACTGAAATATCAAATGGAGACATATGGTACAAGCTTTTATCGAATTGAGAATGTGTTAGCTGagttcttgtttgttttgagtGGGCTGGATAATGACTGGGTGTGAAAGTAGTTTCTAATGCGTAGTTGGGTTGCAAGTCATGAGAGTTGAAGTACAGAAGTATATTCTGTGTGAGTATGGAGggaattactgtattttatgaGGAAAATTGGTTTTCTTACAGACCAATGATTCAGCCAACCTGCAGGTGCTAAGCATGTGCTGTTACAAAAACGAAAGTTTTTGCAGAATACTAAACTCCATCAGTAGGCTCCCTTCTCTGCACTGCTCCAGTGCATTGTTGCCTGCTTCATCTCATTCAGTATTGTAGAATGGGGGTTGCTTTCAGATTTAAGAAGACTAATTTTGAGACATGTGGAGCATGGATTTTTGTTAGTTTGGGGAGATATGGTAATGAAAAAATAGCTGCTAATGTctgatgctttttgttttctcctgagGATGTGGAGAATATAGAATTCATGAAATTGTAGAAGGTATTTTCAAATTACACTAGACTGTGAAAGATAGGCAAAGCCAAGTGTATTCTAATCACGGTTTGTAAAtggaaactgaaagaaaaatgtttgtgtgtATACAGTATACATTATGCTGTAtatgtttgttggtttttaagAATGCACAACGGAATTACCCAgtcttgaaaaggaaaacaaacctgcagagacaatctgaaatgcagagaaaacaagCTCCTGCCCTCAGGAGGCCTGCCCTGCTAAACAGGAGGTAAAATACCAAGTCTGCTTTTTGAACACTCCTTGGCAACTTTCTGTAGTGAATCTTGTTTGACAGGACTGAGGCTAAGAGAAGACAATAGGTACTGGCAGTAACAATATGGTCAAGACCACCTTATGGGTGAAGTTCTACAAATCTGGAAGCCAAGAATGTGACAGACATGGTCTCAATATAAAGCCAGATGTTTGTTACGATGTAGAGCACTCAGGAAGTACCTCTATTTTTGAGCACGTGGTATTCTGCTTTCAGTTAAATCACAGGCAGCCTGTATTTAAGCAACCTGAtcttgtggaaggtgtctctgcccatggcagggggggttgAATCTAGgggatctttaaggtcccttccaacccaaaccattctgtgttttATGATGCTACATGGAAATGGCCACTGTGAATTTTGATAGCTCAGAAGTGTCAGCCATGGTTTAGTGAACTTTCTAAATGCCTTTATGGAAGCTGGTGCCATCTGCAGCTTCAGGGAAGCCAttgcatgttttatttgtgcTGTAATTAACACGTGTTATAAACTGCAACCGAAGTGGGTTTCACTATGTGACCATATCATGAAAACGGTAAACAAacttcctttaattttttttttttcatctaatCGACAATGTTTAAAGTGCTGGAGGATACTCAGCAAAGTGAAGAGCAGAATTAATGACCATATTGTCCTGTGTTGTATGAACATTAGGCTTCAATGTACCAACAGTGATTTCTCCATTTATGAGTGATGTGTTTCATTCTTAGTGTGTAAGGAGACTATCCCAACTGAAGCATTCAGCCTCaaagaggcagcactgcagatgtCCTTCTGGATGTTTTGGGCATTTCTTTGACTTCCATAGTAGCCTCTCTGAGGTGTTCCCTGTGGAGCCTTTTATAactatattttttaataaatattacagGAATAACATGCCATCCACTTTTGTCAGAATTGGAAACAAACTAAATCAGCAGAAAGATACTCGTCAAGCAACTTTCCTGTTTAGAAGGGGCCTGAAGGTAATACAGATTTTGGAAGAACAAGGCAATTGTACCACAGGTTCTAAGCTAACCTGTAACAGTGATATTAGTGAATCAACTTCAAATATCAGGTCTAAGTAGAAACTTCAGGTGGACTGGGAAATAGCAACAGGTTCTTCTAGGGAAGTGCACTTGTTCTCTTTAGTTACTGTAATCCACTGAGCCTTCCTTCACATTCCAGTGCAATTGAGCTATTCTGAGGGGCATGAAACTTGTCTGTGTTTCAGGGTAGTTACAAGatattaatttttccttttaaaagttaATGTTAGAAAGCACTGCCCAGCTTTCAAAAGTTGCCTCTGGGTGAAGAATAGagcacaaatacattttagaatCTGATtatggtttggtttgcttttttagtTACTTTGGGgttatttatttcagttattttggtTATTTAAGGATTTTTTAGTTAGTAGGATCGAGAGATTAGAGAGTGCACAGTGAATGAAAAGTGGTGGTTTTCGTTTTTATTTGTGCCCTCATTCTACATCTGCCATAGTTGTGACTGTAAGTAGCTGCTGTGTTCCTTTCAGATGGATTGCAAAATTACAGGCAGGATCAGGAACTAGACAGACTTTTCTTGCTAGTATAGTAATATTTTGATGTATCTTAGCTGACATAGTCCTCCAGAATGTTGCCATTGCTGTATTGGCAGTTTTGTTTAAATCATTTTGTGTTCTTAAAGTAATTCCTTTTCAGTGTCTTATGAAGGTCAGAGGACTCTTATCTTTGAAGTCCCTCTGAAAGTACAACCCTATTTGGGCAGAGTGTACAAACAGCTTTAAACTTCTATTTTTGAACTTCTgtatttccagctgctgcagtagGAATTGAAACAGTATTCAAATCTGGTGTCTGTCTTGATATGTTTTCAGGTGCAGGCCCAAGTGCAGTCAACAGATGATCTTGATAATCAGACAGTAAAGAGAACTCGTCAGTAAGTATCTAATTTGGAAAACTTCAGTTTTGTAACACATAGGATTTGCATTTTAGCTCAGACTTCCTGGCTATGATAATAGAAGGGGggtggattttttcccctctaggCCCATCAACTAGAGTGACAGTGATCCTCTCCCTATTCTCAGTTATTTCCTAAATTATCTTCTAATTTAACCAGGAGGAGTTGGTTTGCATAAGACATTTACAGGAATGAGGGGGAAGGTGGCAAGAGGATCACTCTAATCTCTAGCACTCATGAATATTGCATAGattggaagaaaaattcaaatgtcAGTGTTCTCCTGAGCTCTTgttgtaattttccttttatttaatatGCATATAAGCCTGTGAAGCagtttagaaatgaaaaaagcagagCCCAATGAGGCCACTGGGCTCTTCCACCACGCACTCTTCCCATATCATTCTGTGCCTGCTGGGCTCTTTGCAGGGTGTTTCTTTGGGAATACAACAggctgagaaagcagcaggtgCCACAGAGTGCAGTCTGTCACCTCTTGGATTTGCTGTTAGGGCCATTTTGGCCCCATCTGTTGCAAGGAaactgaatgttttaaaaaagtgaaCTCTTGGGTCAGTGATGTAGTTGTGGTGCACCTTGACAGCTTGTGATTTAGTGCTCTCCTGAATAGATGTAGGTAATGTAAAAGGTACAAGATTCAGTAGCCAAGTGTCTTGTGGCTGCATGTGGTCTTTGTACTGGCCAACCTTCTGAAAGCTTGCGCATTCTTTGCTGGCCGGTATTTTGGACATACCTTTAAAGATACCCTGACTGAAATCTCTGCACAGGTTTTGTAAgtgattttgtgttttcaaactAGATGGCGAACTTCTACTACAAGTGGAGGGATCCTGACTGTGTCTATTGACAACCCAGGAGCAATCATAAGCCCAATGTGAGTTTTCAAATAAGTTCTGAAATGTTCTGAACATAAATGAAATTGCTGCTTTGAACCATTTAGCAAGTTCCTTGCTGCTAGAGTTTCAGGT belongs to Corvus moneduloides isolate bCorMon1 chromosome 10, bCorMon1.pri, whole genome shotgun sequence and includes:
- the FYTTD1 gene encoding UAP56-interacting factor codes for the protein MSAFGATAPLPGSSAAAGARHGGGESLEKIDMSLDDIIKLNKKEERKQYSPKIKRGLQQNRARQFSSQGSKWGIQQQKGYGKNRLGRRKKIAGKKRSYGVITGLAAKKAVGSHKGISPLNRQPLSEKNAQRNYPVLKRKTNLQRQSEMQRKQAPALRRPALLNRRNNMPSTFVRIGNKLNQQKDTRQATFLFRRGLKVQAQVQSTDDLDNQTVKRTRQWRTSTTSGGILTVSIDNPGAIISPISQKLRLTRSPVPPFLMKRDQSEEKKIPKGVPLQFDINSVGKQTGMTLNERFGILKEQRTALSQNKGSRFVTVG